From the genome of Branchiostoma floridae strain S238N-H82 chromosome 8, Bfl_VNyyK, whole genome shotgun sequence:
agttcagtaagctTGGTACCCTGAAAATACATATGCatactcacactggtgagagaccataccagtgtgATTATTGCGGGAAACGGTTTAGTCAACGATCTAATGTGGAGGaccacatgaggactcacaccggtgagagaccgtaCGAGTGTGAATATTGCAACAAGCGCTTCAGTCAGGCAGCTCATCTGAAGGCgcacgtgcggactcacacaggggaaaccccatacaggtgtgaggcatgctgcaagcagttcagtagacTTGGTATCCTAAAAAatcacatgagaactcacacggatgagaaaccgtacacatgtgaggagtgcagcaagcagttcattGAACTGTCtagtctaaagaaacacatgcggactcatacaggtgagaaaccgtacatatgtgaggagtgcagcaagcagttcagtgacccGAGTCATCTAAAagtacacatgcggactcacacaggggaaaagccctacacgtgtgaggagtgcggcaaacAGTTCACTCAGTTGTCTAATTTGAAGagtcatatgcggactcacactggcgagACGCCATACACGTGTAAGGAGTGTAACAAAAGCTTTCGTCATTCACGTAGTCTTCGTTggcacatgaaaactcacatcGGTGAAAATCTGTGAATAACTGTGTGAcgacaacatgtacatattcttacacattagaaaaaaaatacatcataAGCTCGATTAATCTTTTTTTCGTTACAAAGTTTAAGGTAGGCAATGATTTACCGCTACTTAATTCAGCCGTGTACTCACAACATGCCTCCACTGTCAAAAAATAACGAGAACTGAATTAAAGCATAGTAGTTACTATCGTCACGTCTCGTACTTGATTGAAACTAGATTCGTTGTTAAAAAACGACCGTAGAATGTGTTCTAGGTTTGGAATAGAGTAGTGCTATACGTGAGAAAATTTTAAAGCAGTTGTTaaggtacccccccccccccaaagagtTAGTGAACCAGCCCCGGTTCAGATAAAAGTATAGGTGATGTAGGAAGTATTAACCGACATATGTTAGAAGATAAAACTGATGTTTATTTTCCTGGGGGAGGTGTTGTGAGTTTAGAGTAGAGTAATGCTATACACTATGCTAGTGTAATACTGAGAAAAGCAGTTGGTAAGGTATTAATATTGCCCCCAAAGGTTAGTGAACCAGCCCCGGTTTAGATAGGGGATAGACTGGGGGAAAGTAGGTCAGACAGAGTCTGGATTGGAGATCCAGATGAGAGAGACTGGACAGATCTTGAAGAGAAGTggcaaataaaatcattgtggACTGCACGTATCGTCTCGGCTTCATCTAATCTAATGAACCCATAATACGTACAAAGTACTGAGTCGCCAATTGCCAACCGTCGCtgattactagtagtagtagtagatgcCCAGTAGACAGCACGGAAAACAGAAAACGGCTGATTAATGCTATTATATTAAAGAAGTGaaacttgtacaaaatatatcgTTAATGCTAATTCTCATGGTCAACACTAATGACGAGGAGGCTTTTCAGGAAGCCACGCCCTCTGTGCGCCACTTACGGTTcaaatctccaaacagatcagACGGTGGATTCAGAGTTCGAACTTTTTTGTCTGTaaccggagggtaacctccggcgATAGACCTAAGTGTAACGCGCGttcgtatttgtatctgtatgttcccgttgttgcattcgtatgtggtttggcaagTCCCCTGCACTGAGTTGAAGGATGGtgcacgttgttgttttttcgcgGCAGTTGTTTTATTATGGCTGCAATATCAATGTCAAAATTCACCCCTACCCTTTCCAGTATAGTGGTCCAGGTATTTGATCTGATTGAGCGTTAAGCCATGAGGTAATTGGagtattgaggttggtttgacatagcatactgttaacatttttcgGGTTGAcagtcatatgcattttatggttagaacgtgtttgacCCTTGggatcgtgtttttttttttcgcgttagctgttttcattatcaatgtaataatttgagaaaatCACCCTATTCCCTGGTATTTAGAACAGCTGACCTATAGGCCGTGTAGTTGGTTAATTACTTCTCTCGAAGCAGATATCGGGTTATGTGCATGTCGTGTTGTCAGCTGTTCACAGCTGTCACTGTCCCGGCTGTTAATTTTGGGGCAACTTTTAAAATGGTGTGCGTCTCAGGTATCCATTGTCAAGCTGTGTGGTTGTTTGCATTTGGTGTGGTTCGATTCTTCGTTGTTCGAATGATACGCTGCTTTTGCTATTGATGCGTACAGGATTGTGTTTAAGATTTGGCAGTGATAGATATGTTagcttttaaccctcaaaccaccgtatggggtcaaagctgaccccaggcgtacgtgtatatttatatgtgccattatgacatttcttgttgaaaacaaatttcctcccatgagtttgtttttatatatgtcttataacttctcatacgtttttataGAGATTGGCTCactgttgattaagttatcatagaaagtttatgtatggtccagtggggtcaaaactgaccacagcattttttaaacaaacttttgagacccacgcctaaactacttattgttTGAACACGAAATTTTCatagaatgatgtacatgtgcaacgaaATTAtcgtaacaacttttgtgtcatcatGTTATATAACGACGCTATGACGTAATTTAGCTTAAatttccgccatcttggatttcaactgatgacgtcatcaaattagcataaaatatgaatattaaatcgtgaaatttacgttgaattttataagatgtcatgaacaagtatgttttgccaagaaaaccttaaaacttgaatgttttagccaaaattagaaaattgcataataaatatgcctgtcataattccgttgccatggcaacgtaaAAAATGATTAACTTATTTTATTCACTTGAATTGCTTGCAattaacattttctcaaaagggaccgagtttggtggccctagcgtaagctattcaggggctatgtgactttgaagttggttcAGGCATAAAAACAACtttacccggtctgaatagtgttagtgcaaaatgtgatCCCCATGATCTTTtgaataaattatgataatgagctagaattattctTACCTAATGATGTCAAACTattccacatagattaatgaagctatacatatatacaaatcacaaaaagagtcacaaaaaaactgtatatttttttgtacaaaacattatggggtcagttttgaccccatacggtaatctacgtcacaaaaaggTACGGaggtttgagggttaattaagtaagtttttggtataagtcgaTGTAATGTGTTCTTAATGCGGTATAAACACCGAttcatacaccacagaaaacatcacaaccgacataaactaTAATTAGGTCAGAGaattacctacggtcacttgttcacttcgtgaaacgaagtgtttgttttgagtgctgtttttttgtgagagggacgtttgtcagcctgataactggggaaggcatggatggattgttttgatatttggtatgtgggtaggacatgacgaaggaatggtaggaattgcgttacggcagggcgctctagcggagtgttattgtactgcagcagaacttccggttttgatattttttttttcgggacatgtttgggtggtgatttttaagtggtaagtagctgtataaatgaatagtaaggtgtgtaagttttggccacttaggggttttgctggggcggtgaaagtcattcttgtgttaggttttgagaaggaattatggaagcaggggtcgatggatcggaatgactgtaggtatgcagatagcttacgtagtgatgtacataattgtatgattgttatgcaaattaggaggtaattagcagaatgcaataggtatgtgtgcAAACCGTTGTAGGGTacgtgtctgtggacagaaaatctcatgaacggcatgacagattgatctgatatttggtatgtgggtagctgttgagaaggagaagaaacgtacgaggcgttttttttgtctagtggcttttgacggttttgcaggggatgtttgtacttgaaaaatagtgtttagtgtgctaagtgtggcgattacgcaatagtggtttatatttagCAGTTACGTCATTCTGCGTGGGTTGGAGTTTTGCATGGCcccgtccccacaggaagtgaccccaaaggtcatagttgcgcaatagaggacagcacgacttatatatgccagacgattacaagacaatggtacttTAGGGAcgttacattatacatgatggggtgtaaacgtttcctataagatttgataatctgtagattaagggcaatgaatatgggcaatggtgatattgtttacaggggcctatattatacgttttaaaagggttgtacatgtaacagtcactaccggtacaatacattgttgaacaaagcagggtttgtttttcacagtaacttgtagtcattgatgagattgtttatagggattgtacattagacatatgggatacacaatgtagtggactgcatgttacatcatcattgttgcaaccattgatacatttgcttccggtggtggatttgttatcctacctgctgaaatcggacaaatttcttgttgggtaagcatttggtctctcttccaaggaagaaattgTGCATCCTGtatgttatcccggacagaaaagGCGTATAGACTGACAAACCCCGTGCGGGCGGATAAAGCGTTCCCGCCATGGCAGGACTTGGGCCAGCTAGACTGAATTCACCGGGCGACGCGCGGCTTGTCATGGTCGTCAGTAGGGCTCCCATAACATGGCTAAATGGTTGGAAATTAACCACTCTACCCGGAAAAGTCAATACTTGGACAAATACATGCGATGTACAtctcaaagttgaaattttatcaACTCACCATTTGGTTTTTATGTCCATATGCAACGTGTTGGTGAACTTTATCTAGAATTTGTCAAAGTTATGAGACCTCTGAACATTCCTATGTCCAAAGAAATCCGCTGAAAATTCAAAAATTGGCTTTCCTTGCGGTAAATTTTTCCCTTCGAAGATTGTCGACATTCCTGATCATATGTAAGGGACACGGGATCATctaaaaagttccatgagttgcAAGGCGCAAGCccatatatattatttgtactTTCATGTCTGGATTTCCCAGCGATTAATTAAAGGTGGGTCACAAGTGCCAAGAAGCATAATCccgccatttgtactgatatgtggcgagaacgtttgggcaagagacacgGGGTCATGACAGAATTTCAAtaagttccaagtcgcaagcccaaaatggaagttatacgtttatgtcttgttttcccagcgatgtaatgtagagtatataggtcacaaGTGGTAATCAACATAAGCGcgtcatttgtactgatatgtcgcgagaacgattaggtgagagacacgcacggggtcatgtcaaaagttccatgagtcacaagtcgcaagcccagatggatagttatactttaatgtcttgatttctctgcaatttaatctagggtaggtcgcaAGTGCTAGTTAGCAAATTCATGTCAGTTGTACCGATAGGTTATTTAAACGATTGGGTaaggggtcatctgaaaagttccatgagttccaagtcgcaagcctaaaatggaagttatacttttatgtacctgaggaggagcattccgtgacgacaccagccatcacattttgaaggtgttcgctggggatgtgaagatcatttatgtggatctcaccaatgacggcgttgatgtggtcaacgttattgttttatgtgttatcttattgatattttgatgcaaccgtcgattttagcccagtcaatataagtctttatctttAAAAGACCATGAAAGGTATTTTAtttgtccatggaaatgaatggacggggacagtttgtgtcatgtgcacagacaagaaaggatggatgatagaatacttttaaaatacagcctactgcctaaattttttttttcggcgcacctcaccaaacacatcaaaatccacGTATAATTCCAACAACATAAACACTGTTaagctagccaatgacacgtcTACAAATAAACCCTGCACCACCGCACCAttacccatttcacgaaggttgagttctgcgaacgcttgtttaATATTGATATAAGTAAGTAGAACAGGTCaccagacatatttattacatcGATATGGCCTTTGGAGGGGGAAAAACACAGAAAGTATGATTTTCATGCATCTCATCATGAAGTGCAGACGCAAGACGAACTCCACCATAAAGCACAGCACTAAGATGGTTGGACGGAATGCACTGGTCTGCCTCCTTCTGGTCTCCAATCACCTACTTCTCGTGCCAGAAGCGGCCCAACGATGTCCAGACGACTGTTTTACTAGAGTGGCCTTTTCTTGTCGCTGCCCCAATCCAAATGGGAAGGGTTCGTCCAGTAGTTGGGTTGGGCATGGAGGAACATACGTCTTTCCCGTGTGTCTTGACGCTATACAAACCGATTTCCCAAGAGAAACCCAAACAGTCTTCATCGAACATCTCTCTTCTTCCACGCTCCTTAAGCAATCTTTGTATCACCTTCGTCTCGAACATCTGAGCATCCGAAAGTCGAATGTTTCAGCTATACAACCAATGGCTTTCCGCGGTCTACCATACTTAGGCCATCTTTACCTTCCTGACAACCGCATCTCCCGGCTAGGTAAGTCAGAAGGACATTTCGTTTTGCAGTGTTTGTACCCTGCCATAGTAAATTTGGACCAATTGAGTAGATTTAGCAAGTCCAGGTCCCCTAACATATGTCGTGAAAAAGTACAAATCATAGCATGAGATTTCTAAAAGCTCGTTTCTTCGGAAGGTGTATCGAGACACGTTAGATGTTGCCTAAAGTTATTgatattatcattttttatttgacGCAATGGGTATTATTTAAGATGACATCAAATGTGATGAGTATATTCATGTTTTAGAGGAATCCGGGTGTAGGTATATCAGTAGTTACACGGTATCAGAAGGTGTATAAAACTCTACACCACCTACCTTAGAAAAAGCAAATTCTATGTCTAAATTCCAATAACGTTTACAACTAATTATTTACATGTCATAATTAAAACACTACGATTATGGATTTTTGTTTGTACGTTGTAAATCTAATATCTTATCAAAATTGTATTGTTTCTATGCATACGACCCATTAATACCTGAGTTAATTCCATATACACATCTCGAATATAAATTGACCTTTAAATCGTTGGTAAAAATTTATCCACTCAAAGAATACAAAAATTTAGAATCAAGTTCCACAGTATCTTTAGTTGTCATATAAACTTCATCACCAGGTCATGTACCTAAGAATCTAGTGTTTCTCAACATTTACAAGCAATCATCTATCTACCCTCAGAAGCGGATACTTTCCTCGGGCTTGTGAAGTTACATATGCTGATCTTGGAGAAGAACAGGATTTCCGCCGTTTCCCAACATGCATTCCGAGGCCTACACCTGCTTAAACACCTGCGATTGTCTCACAACCGCCTGACGTCAGTGCCAGTTGGCGCGCTTCTGCGACCCGAATCATTGTGGATTGCAGATTTGCAGATGAATCACATCACTACGATCGGCAGGGATGTCGTGCGTTTGTCGCGAAACCAGCGCTTGAGTCTTCAGATCGGACACAACAAGTTAAGGTGTGACAAGAATCTAACATGGTTCATCTGCACCCTGCCGTACCTGCCGTTCATTTCTCAACACGACGTTCTGAGGTGTACATTTCCTCCAGAACTCTCGGGAACCAGCCTAACTGCCATGAGAAAATATCTCTGTCAAACCAGCACGGAGAGGCCGCAGCGAGGGATCGGCTCCAAACCCTTCAGCGAACCGTCTCTGACACCAACTTCAACGATAATGGGGTCAACAAGTCCTCAAATTTTCAACGCCCATCCGTACAGCGACGCCATCCCAACTGAGGGCTATACAGAAATGCCGCAAACCATGTCAGTCACTGAGCGCACGACACTGATGGACTATGCCGTTACTAATGAGGGAAATCCCTTCATCAATTAGGATGTCAACATCACCTCCATCATTGCCATGGTCGGCGCTGTTGTCCTGTCGATAACAGCAGctgttttcttcatcttcaaactCTGTAGTGGAACAGATCTGCCTCACGAACAAGCTAGGTCCACTGAAACGGAGACCCATAATGTCCGGCCGTACGCAGTGGCCTATGCCGACTCGGCAGAACTACGAGGATCTGACGAAAGCTCCGCCACATGCGGACGTGACAGAACGTTACAGAACCCCAGAAAACAAGTTTATCattcagccatatgcagtggTTTATGCCGACTCGACAGAAGTACGAGGATCGGACGGAAGCTCAGCCACGACACATTCCAGCTCGTGACAGAACCCCAGAAGACAACTATAGCATTCAGCCATATACAGTGGCCTATGGCGAAGACCCAGAATCAGAGATCAAGCCATATGCAGTGGCTCAGGATGAAGACCCAGAATCAGAGTTTAAGCCATATGCAGTGGCTCATGGTGAAGACCCAGGATCAGAGTTTAAGCCATATATGCAGTAGCTCACGATAAAGACCCAGGATCAGAGTTTAAGCCATATGCAGTGGCtcacgatgaagacccaggatCAGAGTTTAAGCCATATGCAGTGGCTCACGACAAAGACCCAGGATCAGAGTTTAAGCCATATGCAGTGGCTCACGACAAAGACCCAGGATCAGAGTTTAAGCCATATGCAGTGGCTCAGGATGAAGACCCAGGATCAGAGTTTAAGCCATATGCAGTGGCtcacgatgaagacccaggatCAGAGTTTAAGCCATATGCAGTGGCTCACAATGAAGACTCAGGACCACAGCTTCAGTGCCATACAGCGGCCAGCTTCATTGATGACCAAGAGCAAGACGGTAACTATAAGATCCAGCCGTATGCAGTAGGTTACCCTGACTCCCCATGAGCTTTAGGAAGCATCGCTTGTGCAGAGGCTCCGGATTCAAAATCACTGGAAAATGGTTCTGACGAGCTGACAGAAAACGATAATCAACCAATCGTTCAATCAAAGGACCGTTTGCTATCAACTGAGGACGACATACAGCCTGAATATATGTTTACTCTGACAGCTGATGGACAGCTTTAGTGCCAGACAGGCGGACGTCCACTGAAGCTGTAACTTGAGTAGAAGTGTCTCCATGGACGTACTCGTCTGAGTATGTTGGAATTGTAGATCAAAACTATCATATGAACAGTTGTCATAACTGTATTTATCTGTGCATCATGAAAATGTAGATCAAAATTGCTCTATTTTTTCAGTAATGACTATCATTGCTGAATCATTATAAAGCTGTAGATGTATCAATCTGTATGTATCGAACATGTGGATGCATTGTTTGGTCATGTTAAGTATTTCAGTTATTGCTATAGTCGTCACATGTACGAAATCAACGATACAAAGACAAGCATATTGTAAATGTTCGTCAAAAGTCTATCTATAACATCCGTTACTGATTACAATTATTCAGACAGATTGAATTGTAATACTAGTAAGATGCAGCAAACCTCAATCAAAAGTCAACTTTGGATATGAATACAAACTGCCAGACAAATCAAGTAACCTTATATATTTGCCAGACAATAATTACCTCAGGTGTGGAAATAGAACACCTACATTAATGTATGTGCCCCTGGCAGTTGCGTGCAATTAACACACGCGAgcacacgtgtacatgtatcaccaagCAATGCTACAAGCCCTTGCTATAAGTAATGGGAGGATTAAATGcgtaaaccaaaccaaacaaaacaaaacaaaagttaaaCTAAATAGATTCACAGTCCTCTGTGACTCTAAAGAAAACTTTAATGCTTTTCTAAATCACATTAACACTTGGACAAGTAATACATTTCTCAGACTCTCAGCGGTTAAGTCATGTTCAGGGACCCCCAGCAAATTGGGTGTTGGCTCCCCTAGCAACGCATAGCAACCAACTTTGACCccaattttcacagattttcccTATTGTTCACTAATTGCCCCCTCTCCACCTAGTGTGAAAACTTTTCAGGTGGGGTGCTGCTGGGCCAGGTGACAAGGTACCTGGCATCCCGTGTAGTGTGAATGGTCATCATACAGGGCTGTCTGGGAATCCAAGCTAGGATGTGTATTGAAACAaattgaactagaaaggccacattttcaaaaaaaattgcCGTATGTTTCCGAAGGGAAGAGAaaatttgtcacaaaaaaaGGCCATTGTCAAACTTGCAATGCCCTGTTCGCAATATGAAAGAGTTGTACGtataagatataacgttatgcttaAGAAAACAATAATAGATTATAAACTTCCAAAGTGGGTCTATATAACCATTACAGAATAGCGATCTTTATAAATGTTCGTTATAATCTGTTTTAGCCTACATCACAGTACTTTTTCCGGCTGGCCacggaagaaacaaaaataacacaggcCAGTAGTCCAGTAAAAACAATGCTAAGTATGTTTCTTTCAGAAACATAACGATGTGTTCAAATCCAAAAATGTTTACTGTGTTTACaaattttgtagtgtttttagTCTGGTAACGTTAGATCCACATTTTGGCAATTCACACAGGATATTAGTAATAACTTCAACTTACTTCAGCAAGGAGGTTTGATAATTGACTTCCGTCAGACTCCTGGAGATTTGAATTACATAAACTGAGTTCACAGTAATCTGACTTTTCCTTGACTTAAAAACCCATGGGGTCAGTTGCTTGTTTGCGCAAGATAGTCGTCTTCAATACAAAAAGGGATTTAAGACTCAAAAATAATCAGTGATTTCTTTGATGGActtggagagaaaaaaacaaacatcagaaaTTTCAGACGAATTCCCCACCAACTCCTTATCCCTACTATACTGGGTTTGCTGTGGACTGACTGAGAAATGTTTGTTTCCTTTAAATTTGTTAGAATTGGGGATACACATTGATAATGCATTGCTGTGCATTTGTATAGTCTCTTATATATCATAGGCCTGACCATAATTTTCTTGGAAACTAGTGTTTTAcaactgtttttgaaaaaaatgtaataggGTAAAGACAATTATTTGCACCACCTATACTTGAAAACATGTtaagcattgtttttaaaagcaacccAAGCTGCGTCTGGCAGGTAAGCCAGTCCCAGGTAAAGGTGTGAACAAGTCTGGGACTACCCATTGTTCTGGCCaggtactctgcttccctcctGTGAGGGTGCTATGTCAACAAGttaattggccatattgttcACAAATCACAACAAGAAGATCAGATTTCACATCTACAGATGCCAAAAGtctaaatatttacaaaaaatggtaaacctggacaaatggtaaaattagtttattgcccccataaaagtaagccctatNNNNNNNNNNNNNNNNNNNNNNNNNNNNNNNNNNNNNNNNNNNNNNNNNNNNNNNNNNNNNNNNNNNNNNNNNNNNNNNNNNNNNNNNNNNNNNNNNNNNNNNNNNNNNNNNNNNNNNNNNNNNNNNNNNNNNNNNNNNNNNNNNNNNNNNNNNNNNNNNNNNNNNNNNNNNNNNNNNNNNNNNNNNNNNNNNNNNNNNNNNNNNNNNNNNNNNNNNNNNNNNNNNNNNNNNNNNNNNNNNNNNNNNNNNNNNNNNNNNNNNNNNNNNNNNNNNNNNNNNNNNNNNNNNNNNNNNNNNNNNNNNNNNNNNNNNNNNNNNNNNNNNNNNNNNNNNNNNNNNNNNNNNNNNNNNNNNNNNNNNNNNNNNNNNNNNNNNNNNNNNNNNNNNNNNNNNNNNNNNNNNNNNNNNNNNNNNNNNNNNNNNNNNNNNNNNNNNNNNNNNNNNNNNNNNNNNNNNNNNNNNNNNNNNNNNNNNNNNNNNNNNNNNNNNNNNNNNNNNNNNNNNNNNNNNNNNNNNNNNNNNNNNNNNNNNNNNNNNNNNNNNNNNNNNNNNNNNNNNNNNNNNNNNNNNNNNNNNNNNNNNNNNNNNNNNNNNNNNNNNNNNNNNNNNNNNNNNNNNNNNNNNNNNNNNNNNNNNNNNNNNNNNNNNNNNNNNNNNNNNNNNNNNNNNNNNNNNNNNNNNNNNNNNNNNNNNNNNNNNNNNNNNNNNNNNNNNNNNNNNNNNNNNNNNNNNNNNNNNNNNNNNNNNNNNNNNTGTTTTCTTAGAGGCGTCTAGTGCTAAGCTATGgcttcatgaatatttccaaggGTCTGcgttttgtcaaaattttgtaaatatcataaaatatcTTTCTTCTAGTTACAGTTATAGATATAGTCTCAACAGGATGCTGTAGATTGGTCTTAGCTGATTGCGTACATACCAAATTTGTactgaaaaaatatttctgCGCGATGCACAAGGTGTTTTAAGGTAGCAACATTGTCAAGTGCTTATTATATTAATATTGAGATATGCATAAGGTATATGTGAAATGAATATAGTCAGATTGCATCTAATCAATATTTAGATTCAAAACATGTCAGCAATTCCagacaaaaacatcaagtaATCATTGTACAACGCATGAAAGTAAGGGCAGCAGTTAATTAGGCTGAAAGGCCGAAACATGACTTAGGGTTACTGAGGAGTGCCATTTCTTCTAAAAAATGCTAGAGATACTGTCGGTTCCGTGTAATCCATAACTGACTGTATTGCAAATGGTTAGAAAATAGACATAATGCTATCATTACTATAATTGTTTatttcattcatcatcattgCTAAATTAGGTCATCGTAGTAAAACggaaaaatgaataaacaaatatacCTAAAGATCAGCATGTTTCGAGTCATTTCgggaaggccggtcgaaaaaaaaacatgaaagaaaaagatcacgatttttcccaccaccctctgcttggagagtagtctgtTGGTGCTTATATAATG
Proteins encoded in this window:
- the LOC118421098 gene encoding CD180 antigen-like, with the protein product MLILEKNRISAVSQHAFRGLHLLKHLRLSHNRLTSVPVGALLRPESLWIADLQMNHITTIGRDVVRLSRNQRLSLQIGHNKLRCDKNLTWFICTLPYLPFISQHDVLRCTFPPELSGTSLTAMRKYLCQTSTERPQRGIGSKPFSEPSLTPTSTIMGSTSPQIFNAHPYSDAIPTEGYTEMPQTMSVTERTTLMDYAVTNEGNPFIN
- the LOC118420484 gene encoding zinc finger protein 583-like; amino-acid sequence: MRLGDMVQRSLNKTEGQSSSCQNRRPTLRVETQSCSISSLTNMATTAGSHLKQMEGEEGQDSPRTHTCSYCEKEFPFKGSLDLHLRTHTGERPYQCGECGKRFIQLCNLKDHMRTHTGERPYECEYCNKCYSRSAHLKAHMRTHTGEKPYRCEACYKQFSRLGTLKIHIRNHTGEKPYRCEECSKQFSKLGTLKIHMHTHTGERPYQCDYCGKRFSQRSNVEDHMRTHTGERPYECEYCNKRFSQAAHLKAHVRTHTGETPYRCEACCKQFSRLGILKNHMRTHTDEKPYTCEECSKQFIELSSLKKHMRTHTGEKPYICEECSKQFSDPSHLKVHMRTHTGEKPYTCEECGKQFTQLSNLKSHMRTHTGETPYTCKECNKSFRHSRSLRWHMKTHIGENL